The genomic region GCTTGCAACGCTCATGCTCGCGGCCTTGCCGAGCCTTGCCGTCGCACAGATGAGCCATCAGCACGCCTCCGAAGCGGCCTGCGAAGAGACGGCCCTGCGCTGCGCGACCAAGGTCACGCCCGCCTTTGGGCGGGATGGGACATTGTGGTTGGCGTGGATGGCCGGCGGCCAGATCTCCGTCGCGAACTCGAAAGACCAGGGCAAGAGCTTTTCCACACCGGTGCAGGTCACCCGGGAGCGGCTCAATCTCGATTGGGGACCGGATGCGCGGCCGAAGCTTGCGATCGATGCCAAGGGCAACATCGCTGTGGCCTTCTCGATCTTCCGCGATCAGAATTTCAACGGTCAGGTGCTGACCACGCGATCGACCGATGGCGGGCGCAGCTTCGATGCGCCGAAGGCCATCACCACGAACAATGAGAGCCAGCGGTTCGAGGCGATCGGCTTCGATCCTGCGGGGGCGGTGTTTGCCGCGTGGCTCGACAAGCGCAACCGCGTGCCGGCGCAGCAGCGTGGCCAGAAATATGACGGTGCCGGATTGTTTTTCGCGTCATCGAAAGATGGCGGAGCAACCTATTCCGACGCTCGGCTCGTCGCCGACAACACCTGCGAATGCTGCCGCCTCGCTTTGGCGTTCGACGGCGCGGGCCACCCGGTGGTCGTGTTCCGGAACATCTTTGAGGGCGGCGTGCGCGACCATGCGATCGTGACGTTCTCCGACCTGGCTACGCCCGGCGAGATACATCGGGTGAGCCGCGACGACTGGCAGATCGCGGCCTGTCCGCATCACGGTCCGGGCCTAACCGTAT from Bradyrhizobium elkanii USDA 76 harbors:
- a CDS encoding sialidase family protein, whose amino-acid sequence is MTYRKPVALTLLATLMLAALPSLAVAQMSHQHASEAACEETALRCATKVTPAFGRDGTLWLAWMAGGQISVANSKDQGKSFSTPVQVTRERLNLDWGPDARPKLAIDAKGNIAVAFSIFRDQNFNGQVLTTRSTDGGRSFDAPKAITTNNESQRFEAIGFDPAGAVFAAWLDKRNRVPAQQRGQKYDGAGLFFASSKDGGATYSDARLVADNTCECCRLALAFDGAGHPVVVFRNIFEGGVRDHAIVTFSDLATPGEIHRVSRDDWQIAACPHHGPGLTVSPEGTYHVTWYTNGKARKGLFYARSRDGGKTFSDPLPVGQPNRSPSRPQIIAGPQGLVMAWKEFDGQKTTIDLMTSHDDGATWSKPTVIADTADSSDHPLLVSDSRQTYLSWMTKADGYHFQAIEGEP